A genomic region of Erythrobacter sp. SCSIO 43205 contains the following coding sequences:
- a CDS encoding pitrilysin family protein — protein MKLRQTATSLAALSIAIAAPVTPAIADDHVEAAESPGDLEALVAQVQIPYEEFQLDNGLTVIVHEDRKAPIVGVAVWYNVGSKDEPKGLTGFAHLFEHLMFNGSENAPNDYFQYLQEMGATDYNGTTNFDRTNYFQTVPRPALERALWLESDRMGYLLGAVTQGKLDNQIGVVQNEKRQGDNRPGGLVFYKILETIFPDGHPYQHSVIGSMEDIEAATLDDVKAWFRDKYGPNNATLVLAGDISADEARPLVEKYFGPIDRGPVNTPAAADVPTLEEPVRTVMRDQVAATSISMYWPAPGITSEDLAALNMGTQILGGLLSSRLDQILVRDEELAVSVSAGNYDFQRVGLINVSATLKDGVDPLVLEARLKQLVDWFVETGPTQAEVQRAATSELAETIRGLEQVGGFGGKAVALARGEVLAGDPGFAVNQLEVLASITPETITAAMQEWMTKPAFTLILEPGERDADYQEASSVTGGGASTERDRASEEITVSLERPAPEITSVPTLDFPDFERATLANGMQVTYAKRDAVPATYVTMSFNAGSASDPADMRGLEGLALNLFDQGTETLTAQQIAEESERLGLSISVGGGSDRSSFTLSALSDNLAPSLDLLADIIKNPAFNDGDIARVKAQTTTSIRQQMRSPGGIAQRAAGIELFGETSPYGGVETIESVEAITRADLTGFKDRWIRPDNGEVFVVSSLPLETIVAELNAAFGDWQAPESAKGVKDFSTLPTERDGGRIVLINRPNSPQSFIYGAQVTPLDASDPAFVDFENANNSLGGNFLARLNMNLRETKGWSYGVRGGPSARENAVVYAIGGGVQADKTGPAVAEMIRETSEFLTTNGVTDEELKRNVANEIGLLPGQFETSRSVLGAMQQLALFDRPDNYYEELVAKYEAQTTESLDAAARAALKIEDFVWVVVGDAEQVTPQLEELGLPIETREMEGADLSE, from the coding sequence ATGAAACTGCGTCAAACTGCAACCAGCCTTGCAGCGCTTTCCATCGCAATCGCCGCCCCTGTAACGCCAGCCATCGCTGACGATCATGTTGAAGCGGCTGAAAGCCCCGGCGACCTTGAAGCTTTGGTTGCGCAGGTGCAGATCCCATACGAAGAATTCCAGCTCGACAACGGCCTTACCGTCATCGTTCACGAAGACCGCAAGGCCCCGATTGTGGGCGTCGCCGTGTGGTACAATGTCGGCTCCAAGGACGAGCCCAAAGGCCTCACCGGCTTTGCTCACCTGTTTGAACACTTGATGTTCAACGGATCGGAAAACGCGCCTAATGATTATTTCCAGTACCTTCAGGAAATGGGCGCGACCGATTACAACGGCACCACCAATTTCGACCGTACCAACTATTTCCAGACCGTCCCTCGCCCTGCCTTGGAGCGCGCGCTGTGGCTCGAAAGCGACCGCATGGGCTATCTTTTGGGAGCGGTCACGCAAGGCAAGCTCGATAACCAGATCGGCGTTGTCCAGAATGAAAAACGTCAGGGCGACAACCGTCCCGGCGGGCTTGTCTTCTACAAAATTCTCGAAACCATCTTTCCCGATGGCCACCCCTACCAACACTCAGTCATCGGCTCGATGGAAGACATCGAGGCGGCCACTCTCGATGATGTGAAGGCATGGTTCCGCGACAAATACGGCCCCAATAATGCCACCCTCGTCCTTGCCGGCGATATTTCGGCAGACGAAGCGCGCCCTCTGGTGGAGAAATACTTCGGTCCGATTGATCGCGGCCCTGTAAATACGCCCGCCGCCGCCGATGTCCCCACACTCGAAGAGCCCGTGCGCACCGTTATGCGTGACCAGGTCGCAGCGACCTCGATCAGTATGTATTGGCCAGCCCCCGGCATCACCTCTGAAGATCTCGCCGCGCTCAACATGGGCACGCAGATCCTAGGCGGGCTTCTCTCAAGCCGCCTCGATCAGATCCTCGTGCGCGATGAAGAGCTTGCGGTGAGCGTGTCTGCTGGCAATTATGACTTCCAGCGCGTGGGCCTTATCAATGTAAGCGCAACGCTGAAGGACGGGGTGGACCCGCTTGTTCTCGAAGCACGGCTTAAACAGCTTGTCGACTGGTTCGTGGAAACCGGTCCAACGCAAGCAGAGGTCCAACGTGCCGCCACCAGCGAGCTTGCTGAAACCATCCGTGGGCTTGAGCAAGTCGGCGGTTTTGGCGGCAAGGCGGTGGCTCTTGCGCGCGGCGAAGTGCTTGCAGGCGACCCCGGCTTTGCGGTCAATCAATTGGAAGTGCTGGCATCAATCACCCCTGAGACGATCACAGCCGCGATGCAGGAATGGATGACCAAGCCTGCCTTCACTCTCATCCTTGAACCGGGCGAACGCGATGCAGATTATCAGGAGGCATCAAGCGTCACCGGCGGCGGCGCGTCGACCGAGCGTGACCGGGCGAGCGAAGAGATCACCGTATCGCTCGAACGTCCGGCGCCCGAAATTACCTCGGTGCCGACGCTCGATTTCCCTGACTTCGAACGCGCCACGCTCGCCAACGGGATGCAGGTCACCTACGCCAAGCGTGATGCAGTCCCTGCGACCTATGTAACCATGTCGTTCAACGCTGGCAGCGCATCGGACCCTGCGGATATGCGTGGGCTCGAAGGGCTGGCATTGAACCTGTTTGACCAAGGCACTGAGACGCTCACCGCGCAGCAAATCGCCGAAGAAAGCGAGCGGCTTGGCCTCTCCATATCGGTTGGCGGCGGATCGGACCGATCAAGCTTCACGCTTTCGGCCCTGTCTGACAATCTTGCGCCCTCGCTCGATCTTCTTGCTGACATCATCAAGAACCCTGCGTTCAATGATGGCGATATTGCCCGCGTCAAGGCGCAGACCACCACCAGCATTCGCCAGCAAATGCGCTCGCCCGGAGGGATCGCACAGCGCGCCGCCGGGATTGAGCTGTTCGGCGAAACCTCGCCTTACGGCGGCGTTGAAACCATCGAAAGCGTCGAGGCGATAACACGCGCGGATCTGACCGGGTTCAAGGACCGCTGGATCAGGCCGGACAATGGCGAAGTGTTCGTCGTCTCCAGCCTGCCTTTGGAAACCATCGTCGCTGAGCTCAACGCAGCCTTTGGCGATTGGCAAGCGCCAGAAAGCGCCAAGGGCGTGAAGGACTTCAGCACCCTGCCAACCGAAAGAGATGGCGGGCGCATCGTCCTCATCAACCGCCCCAATTCGCCGCAAAGCTTCATCTACGGCGCGCAAGTGACCCCGCTTGATGCAAGCGATCCGGCCTTCGTCGATTTTGAAAACGCCAACAATTCACTTGGCGGCAATTTCCTTGCACGGCTCAATATGAACCTGCGCGAGACAAAGGGGTGGAGCTATGGCGTGCGCGGCGGCCCCTCGGCGCGCGAGAACGCGGTTGTTTACGCCATCGGCGGCGGAGTGCAGGCGGACAAGACCGGCCCTGCGGTCGCTGAAATGATCCGCGAGACGAGCGAGTTTTTGACCACTAATGGCGTCACGGACGAAGAACTGAAACGCAATGTCGCCAATGAAATCGGCCTTCTTCCCGGCCAGTTTGAAACGTCGCGCTCAGTATTGGGCGCGATGCAGCAACTCGCGCTTTTTGATCGGCCAGATAACTATTATGAAGAGCTGGTCGCCAAATACGAGGCGCAGACCACTGAGAGCCTTGATGCAGCCGCAAGGGCCGCGCTCAAAATTGAGGACTTCGTTTGGGTCGTTGTGGGCGATGCTGAGCAGGTAACGCCGCAATTGGAAGAGCTCGGCCTGCCGATTGAAACGCGCGAAATGGAAGGGGCCGACCTTTCCGAATAA
- a CDS encoding acylase, whose amino-acid sequence MIWIKRGALGLVGLLLVTFVFLASWEPFTALKSEPPEYREYSAEIVRSEYGVPMIYGETDADVAFGVAIAHAEDDFFTLQDVVAMAKGRYGAIAGQEGAQVDYVYHLIGARETATREYPKLPADTRALFDAYASGLNHYAQANPQELKLANLFPVNGEDIAAGFVLRQPFFYGLGNVIGPLVAGEPLRKEFGPDIPGFPRDNSPAEQLRKELAGQDVAANAHPNLVLPLGDAGDHLGSNAWAVAPDKTGGPTTLISNSHQPLRGGVAWYELGVQSGEGWHFTGANFPGSPFPFLGHNKHLGWTNTVNRPDMADVYRLEMNEAGDSYKLDDKWHPLEAKDVILPVKMGPITLPITQTVYRSPHHGPVIKNDDGFFAIRYGGMEKAEQLDAYYRLNKTTTLEEWQEQIARMAIPSTNFIYADKQGNIAYVYNASIPNRPEDVEANWRGILDGSRSDLIWEGTVAFDRIPKLINPASGWLYNSNNEPFTAAGEGSDLSPEDFSPVLGIERKQTNRSHRAFRLMSEATRLDRETLERIKYDTAYERRDYVDTMFTALEALQIDEDANGKLAEARELLLGWDFTADNQGPADALALLMIRSYMGAEYNNTPVPDIEEHLQEAVDHLMEHFGRLDPAMSQLLRLRQGDVDLPLDGGSDTLRASTTWREDEDGRLSLVHGDSFIQWVEWPADGGKVVSRSIQPFGAATTRPESPHYTDQMQLYVDHKLKPVRFYEDDVREHAASSKVVTNKRG is encoded by the coding sequence ATGATTTGGATTAAGCGCGGTGCGTTGGGTCTAGTTGGCCTGTTACTGGTGACTTTTGTCTTTCTGGCCAGTTGGGAGCCATTCACAGCGCTCAAGAGCGAGCCACCTGAATACCGCGAATATTCCGCTGAAATCGTGCGGAGCGAATACGGCGTGCCGATGATCTATGGCGAAACTGATGCCGATGTCGCTTTCGGGGTCGCGATTGCCCATGCTGAGGATGATTTCTTCACGCTGCAGGATGTCGTTGCCATGGCAAAGGGGCGTTATGGCGCGATTGCCGGGCAAGAGGGTGCGCAGGTTGATTATGTCTATCACCTGATCGGCGCGCGCGAGACGGCAACACGCGAATATCCAAAGCTTCCCGCTGACACGCGCGCATTGTTTGATGCTTATGCAAGCGGGCTCAACCATTATGCGCAAGCGAACCCGCAGGAACTTAAGCTCGCCAATTTATTCCCGGTCAATGGAGAGGACATTGCCGCAGGCTTCGTCCTTCGCCAGCCGTTTTTCTATGGCCTTGGCAATGTCATCGGCCCTCTGGTCGCGGGCGAACCCTTGCGCAAAGAATTCGGCCCCGACATCCCCGGTTTCCCGCGCGACAATTCGCCTGCCGAACAATTGCGCAAGGAATTGGCGGGACAGGATGTGGCGGCCAATGCGCATCCCAACCTTGTTCTTCCATTGGGAGACGCTGGCGACCACCTGGGCTCAAACGCATGGGCGGTGGCACCTGACAAAACGGGTGGGCCCACGACTCTGATTTCCAATTCGCATCAACCCCTTCGCGGCGGCGTCGCATGGTATGAACTTGGCGTGCAGTCGGGCGAAGGGTGGCACTTTACCGGCGCAAACTTCCCAGGCTCCCCCTTCCCTTTCCTTGGCCATAACAAACATCTTGGCTGGACCAATACGGTCAATCGTCCCGATATGGCCGATGTCTATCGTCTTGAAATGAATGAAGCGGGCGACAGTTACAAACTCGATGATAAGTGGCATCCGCTCGAAGCCAAGGATGTGATCCTGCCTGTCAAGATGGGCCCGATAACCCTGCCGATCACGCAGACGGTTTACCGCAGCCCCCATCACGGGCCCGTTATCAAGAACGATGATGGCTTTTTCGCGATCCGTTACGGCGGCATGGAGAAGGCTGAGCAATTGGATGCCTATTACCGTCTTAACAAGACCACCACTCTCGAAGAATGGCAGGAGCAGATTGCACGCATGGCAATCCCTTCCACAAACTTCATTTACGCCGATAAGCAGGGCAATATCGCCTATGTTTACAACGCAAGCATCCCCAACAGGCCGGAGGATGTTGAGGCCAATTGGCGGGGCATCCTCGATGGTTCACGCTCCGATCTCATCTGGGAGGGGACGGTTGCCTTTGATCGCATCCCCAAACTCATCAATCCTGCTTCAGGCTGGCTCTATAATTCGAACAACGAACCCTTCACCGCCGCTGGCGAAGGCAGCGATTTGAGCCCGGAAGATTTCTCGCCCGTGCTTGGCATTGAGAGGAAGCAAACCAATCGCTCCCACCGTGCTTTCCGCTTGATGAGCGAGGCGACCCGTCTTGATCGCGAAACGCTGGAGCGGATCAAATACGACACCGCTTACGAACGTCGCGATTATGTCGATACGATGTTCACCGCGTTGGAAGCCCTGCAAATTGACGAGGACGCGAACGGCAAGCTGGCCGAGGCGCGCGAGCTTCTGCTTGGGTGGGATTTCACTGCCGATAACCAAGGCCCGGCCGATGCGCTCGCGCTTCTGATGATCCGGTCCTACATGGGCGCAGAATACAACAATACGCCCGTTCCCGACATCGAAGAGCATCTTCAAGAAGCGGTCGATCATCTGATGGAGCACTTTGGCCGGCTCGACCCGGCGATGTCGCAATTGCTGCGCCTTCGCCAAGGGGATGTGGACCTGCCTCTTGACGGTGGCTCTGACACTTTGCGCGCCTCGACAACCTGGCGCGAAGACGAAGATGGACGGCTTAGCCTCGTGCACGGCGACAGCTTTATCCAATGGGTCGAATGGCCAGCGGACGGTGGCAAGGTGGTGTCGCGCTCAATCCAGCCCTTCGGCGCTGCGACCACACGGCCCGAGAGCCCGCATTACACCGATCAAATGCAGCTGTATGTCGATCACAAATTGAAGCCTGTGCGTTTTTATGAGGACGACGTTCGGGAACACGCGGCGAGTTCAAAAGTCGTAACCAATAAGCGGGGTTAA
- the clpB gene encoding ATP-dependent chaperone ClpB, translated as MNLDKFTDRAKGFLQAAQTVAIRMNHQRITPLHLLKALLEDSEGMAAGLIQRAGGEAGLAVSAVDIGLSKIPAVTGSGAQSTPGMDNDLVRVLDSAEQLADKAGDSYVTVERLLTALALAPDATRDAMKAASVTPQSLNSAIEDLRGGKKADSANAEANYDAMEKFARDLTQAARDGKLDPVIGRDEEIRRTVQILARRTKNNPALIGEPGTGKTAIAEGLALRIANGDVPDSLKGRTLMSLDMGALIAGAKYRGEFEERLKSVLDEVKNADGQIILFIDEMHTLIGAGASEGSMDASNLLKPALSRGELHCIGATTLDEYQKYVEKDPALQRRFQPVFIEEPTVEDTVSILRGIKDKYELHHGVRITDTAIVAAAKLSDRYIQNRFLPDKAIDLMDEAASRIRMEVESKPEEIEALDRRIIQLKIEESALAKEDDTASKDRLENLRKELAELEQESAELTTRWQNERDKIEAEGKIKEELDAARLELEQAQRSGDLAKAGELSYGTIPTLEKKLAEAEDLTENALLREEVTEEDIASVVSRWTGIPIDKMMEGEREKLLEMEEILGKRVIGQVQAIEAVSKAVRRARAGLQDPNRPLGSFLFLGPTGVGKTELTKALAEFLFDDDQAMVRIDMSEFMEKHSVARLIGAPPGYVGYDEGGVLTEAVRRRPYQVVLFDEVEKAHTDVFNVLLQVLDDGQLTDGQGRKVDFSNTLIILTSNLGSQHLANLPDDGKVADVEEKVMDVVRGHFRPEFINRLDEIILFHRLAMEHMAPIVEIQVSRVQKLLNDRKITLDLTDAALRWLGRVGYDPVYGARPLKRAVQKYLQDPLAEMLIEGKVLDGSTLKIDEGDGELKIEVA; from the coding sequence ATGAATCTCGACAAGTTTACAGACCGCGCAAAAGGCTTTCTCCAGGCCGCGCAGACCGTTGCAATTCGAATGAACCATCAGCGGATCACTCCGCTGCACCTTTTGAAGGCGCTGCTTGAAGACAGCGAAGGCATGGCAGCCGGCCTCATCCAGCGCGCTGGCGGGGAAGCGGGCCTTGCGGTGAGCGCGGTTGATATTGGTCTTTCCAAAATCCCGGCGGTGACCGGCTCTGGCGCGCAATCGACGCCGGGCATGGACAATGACCTCGTGCGTGTCCTCGACAGCGCAGAACAGCTCGCTGATAAGGCAGGCGATAGCTACGTGACGGTCGAGCGCTTGCTCACCGCGCTTGCCCTTGCGCCCGACGCGACGCGCGATGCAATGAAAGCGGCCAGCGTCACCCCGCAAAGCCTCAATTCCGCTATCGAAGACCTTCGTGGCGGCAAGAAAGCCGACAGCGCCAACGCCGAGGCGAATTATGATGCGATGGAGAAATTCGCCCGCGACCTCACCCAAGCCGCGCGTGATGGCAAGCTTGATCCGGTGATCGGGCGCGATGAGGAAATCCGCCGCACGGTGCAAATCCTCGCGCGCCGGACCAAGAACAACCCCGCACTGATCGGGGAGCCGGGCACGGGTAAGACCGCGATTGCCGAAGGGCTCGCGCTGCGCATTGCCAATGGCGATGTGCCCGACAGCCTCAAGGGGCGCACGTTGATGAGTCTTGATATGGGCGCGCTCATTGCAGGCGCGAAATATCGCGGCGAATTTGAAGAGCGCCTGAAATCCGTCCTCGATGAAGTGAAGAACGCCGATGGCCAGATCATCCTGTTCATCGACGAAATGCACACACTGATCGGGGCAGGGGCCTCTGAGGGCTCGATGGATGCCTCGAACCTCCTGAAACCGGCTCTCTCACGCGGCGAGCTGCACTGCATCGGTGCAACCACGCTCGATGAATATCAGAAATATGTCGAAAAAGACCCTGCGCTCCAACGCCGGTTCCAGCCCGTATTTATCGAAGAGCCCACCGTTGAAGACACGGTTTCGATTCTGCGCGGGATCAAGGACAAGTACGAGCTTCACCACGGGGTGCGCATCACCGATACGGCGATTGTCGCTGCGGCGAAGCTTTCGGACCGTTATATCCAAAACCGCTTCCTGCCCGACAAAGCCATCGATCTGATGGATGAGGCGGCCTCGCGCATTCGCATGGAAGTGGAATCGAAGCCCGAAGAAATCGAGGCATTGGACCGCCGCATCATTCAGTTGAAGATCGAGGAATCGGCGCTTGCCAAGGAGGATGACACGGCCTCCAAGGACCGGCTTGAGAACTTGCGCAAGGAGCTTGCCGAGCTTGAGCAGGAATCAGCCGAACTCACCACCCGCTGGCAGAATGAGCGCGACAAGATCGAGGCCGAGGGCAAGATCAAGGAAGAACTGGACGCGGCGCGTCTGGAACTTGAACAGGCCCAGCGTTCAGGCGATCTCGCGAAAGCGGGTGAGCTTTCCTATGGCACGATCCCCACGCTGGAGAAGAAGCTGGCTGAGGCCGAAGACCTCACCGAAAACGCGCTTCTTCGCGAGGAAGTGACTGAGGAAGACATCGCGAGCGTCGTCAGCCGTTGGACCGGTATTCCCATCGACAAGATGATGGAGGGCGAGCGCGAGAAGCTGCTTGAAATGGAAGAAATCCTTGGCAAGCGCGTAATCGGACAGGTGCAGGCAATCGAAGCTGTCTCCAAAGCTGTCCGCCGCGCGCGCGCTGGTTTGCAGGATCCCAATCGTCCACTTGGCTCCTTCCTGTTCCTGGGCCCAACGGGCGTGGGTAAGACTGAGCTGACCAAGGCATTGGCCGAATTCCTGTTCGACGATGATCAGGCGATGGTCCGCATCGATATGTCGGAATTCATGGAGAAGCATTCGGTCGCCCGCCTGATCGGTGCGCCTCCGGGCTATGTCGGCTATGACGAGGGCGGCGTGCTGACTGAAGCGGTGCGCAGGCGCCCCTATCAGGTGGTGTTGTTTGACGAAGTCGAAAAGGCCCACACCGATGTCTTCAACGTCCTCCTGCAAGTGCTCGACGATGGGCAATTGACCGACGGGCAAGGGCGCAAGGTTGATTTCTCGAACACGCTGATCATTCTGACCTCAAACCTTGGGTCGCAGCACCTTGCGAACCTTCCCGATGACGGCAAGGTTGCTGATGTTGAGGAGAAGGTGATGGATGTGGTGCGCGGGCATTTCCGCCCTGAATTCATCAACCGGCTGGATGAGATCATCCTGTTCCACCGCCTAGCGATGGAACACATGGCGCCAATCGTCGAAATCCAGGTCAGCCGCGTCCAGAAACTGCTCAATGATCGCAAGATCACGCTCGATCTGACCGATGCAGCGCTGCGCTGGCTTGGCCGGGTGGGGTATGACCCTGTCTACGGCGCGCGTCCGTTGAAGCGTGCGGTGCAGAAATATCTGCAAGACCCGCTCGCGGAAATGCTGATCGAAGGCAAAGTCCTCGACGGTTCGACGCTTAAGATCGACGAGGGCGACGGCGAACTTAAGATCGAAGTGGCGTAG
- a CDS encoding TonB-dependent receptor domain-containing protein: MKKTFTLKASAAPLALGLALVSSPALAQDGEEAAEVEGDAIVVTGSRIQNPNLELSSPVTFVGSEELELRQTNTAEQFLRELPSAVPSTGSAVNNGNGGSSFVNLRGIGSQRNLVLLDGRRFVPADTTGRVDLNSIPLAVIERTDVLTGGATTTYGADAVSGVVNFITKKDFAGLEANASSQVTERGDGETYRVDLTLGANFDDGRGNAVLSIGYQDTAAVFQGDRDFSEFNVGSFSGAASGSSNAVPAVIVGPIPGGFGQLNEAGTEVLEGVFDRPFNFNPFNIFQTPFERYNIYGSANYEVSDAVEVYTQAVFSKQTVSTIIAPGGSFFNTYQLNLNNPTIPDAVALQFCEGLGLSDAECAAGRNTPFGETLADGSANPDYVQFGTQVRRRSVEAGTRNSDFTSTLFNIVAGARGGITDNIFWDVSATYGESERIQRQSGFARFDRLQQSLLALPDGTCSDPSGGCVPINLFGTLGNLGSQEAIDYVFSLTQQVLTATSIKTVNGSITGDFGWGLADTPISFATGVEYREFTATRLSDEASQTPGAVVGGGGAAPDINGSYDVYDVFGELIIPVLEGVPGAENLTIELGARYSDYSTAGTEFTWKAGGTWEPVPGFSIRGNYQRAARAPNIGELFAPVTTGLDNLANDPCQGPVAPTGNLLAACLAQVPAGSPGADAIQNGTVLPPAAGQINVTGGGNPNLGTEEATTWTVGAIFQPDAVPGLSISVDYFNIEVDGAVSSPTIGDVISLCFDNPSATNPGCQITAISRNPTTGGLDGAPDETPGLFLNASNLGAIETNGVDIAVRYSTDLSDMVGLTFSSNATWTNENNFQATPNSLNRGCIGFFSVNCGSLQPEWVVDSRLTASFDDIVSVSLRHRYLSSMEQEPQDIIDNGEAFIGNSPLFGDVDFTEIPAEHYFDLSAQFDATENILFTFTVQNLFDNQPTVVGSDIGTTAFNSGNIFPSTYDSLGRRYGASVKLRF; this comes from the coding sequence ATGAAGAAAACTTTTACTCTGAAAGCTAGCGCTGCGCCGTTGGCTTTGGGTCTTGCGCTGGTTTCATCGCCAGCTCTCGCCCAAGACGGGGAAGAAGCCGCTGAAGTCGAAGGCGATGCAATCGTCGTGACGGGTTCGCGGATTCAGAACCCTAACCTTGAGCTTTCAAGCCCAGTCACGTTCGTTGGTTCGGAAGAACTCGAACTGCGTCAAACCAACACTGCTGAACAGTTCCTTCGCGAACTGCCAAGCGCCGTGCCAAGCACCGGTTCTGCAGTGAACAACGGTAACGGCGGTTCGTCCTTCGTTAACCTTCGCGGCATCGGCTCGCAGCGTAACCTCGTCCTTCTCGACGGTCGTCGCTTCGTTCCAGCTGACACCACTGGCCGTGTTGACCTTAACTCGATCCCACTTGCTGTCATTGAGCGCACCGACGTTCTGACCGGCGGTGCTACCACCACTTACGGTGCTGACGCTGTTTCGGGTGTTGTCAACTTCATCACCAAGAAAGACTTCGCTGGTCTTGAAGCCAACGCAAGCTCGCAAGTCACCGAGCGTGGCGACGGTGAAACCTACCGCGTTGACCTTACTTTGGGTGCAAACTTCGACGATGGCCGCGGTAACGCGGTTCTGAGCATCGGTTACCAGGACACTGCCGCCGTATTCCAGGGCGACCGTGACTTCTCCGAGTTCAACGTTGGTTCGTTCAGCGGTGCTGCTTCGGGTTCTTCGAACGCTGTTCCAGCTGTGATCGTTGGCCCAATCCCAGGCGGCTTTGGTCAGCTCAACGAAGCTGGTACTGAAGTTCTTGAAGGCGTGTTTGATCGTCCGTTCAACTTCAACCCGTTCAACATCTTCCAAACGCCGTTTGAGCGTTACAACATCTACGGTTCGGCAAACTACGAAGTTTCCGACGCTGTCGAAGTGTACACGCAAGCCGTGTTCTCGAAGCAAACGGTTTCGACGATCATCGCTCCTGGCGGTTCGTTCTTCAACACCTATCAGCTGAACCTGAACAACCCGACCATTCCTGACGCGGTTGCGCTTCAGTTCTGTGAAGGCCTTGGTCTGTCTGACGCTGAATGTGCCGCTGGCCGTAATACGCCGTTCGGTGAAACGCTTGCTGACGGTTCGGCTAACCCCGACTACGTTCAGTTCGGCACTCAGGTTCGTCGTCGTTCGGTCGAAGCCGGTACACGTAACTCTGACTTCACCTCAACGCTGTTCAACATCGTTGCTGGTGCACGCGGTGGTATCACTGACAACATCTTCTGGGATGTGTCGGCGACCTACGGCGAATCAGAGCGTATCCAACGCCAGTCGGGCTTTGCTCGTTTTGACCGCCTGCAGCAGTCGCTGCTCGCGCTTCCAGACGGCACCTGCTCCGATCCTTCGGGCGGCTGTGTTCCGATCAACCTGTTCGGCACGCTCGGCAACCTTGGTTCACAAGAAGCCATCGACTATGTCTTCAGCCTGACCCAGCAAGTGCTCACCGCAACTTCGATCAAAACCGTCAACGGTAGCATCACCGGTGACTTTGGTTGGGGCCTTGCCGATACGCCGATCAGCTTTGCGACCGGTGTTGAGTATCGTGAATTCACCGCAACGCGTCTCTCGGACGAAGCTTCGCAAACTCCGGGCGCAGTTGTTGGTGGTGGCGGTGCCGCTCCTGACATTAACGGTTCGTACGACGTTTATGACGTCTTCGGCGAACTCATCATTCCTGTTCTCGAAGGCGTCCCTGGCGCTGAAAACCTGACGATCGAGCTTGGCGCTCGTTACTCGGACTATTCGACTGCAGGAACCGAGTTCACCTGGAAAGCAGGCGGTACTTGGGAGCCAGTACCTGGCTTCAGCATCCGTGGTAACTACCAGCGCGCAGCACGTGCACCGAACATCGGTGAGCTGTTTGCTCCGGTCACCACTGGCCTTGACAACCTCGCGAACGACCCATGTCAGGGTCCAGTTGCTCCAACCGGCAACCTGCTCGCAGCGTGTTTGGCTCAGGTTCCTGCCGGTTCGCCCGGTGCGGATGCCATCCAAAACGGTACGGTTCTTCCACCAGCGGCTGGTCAGATCAACGTGACCGGTGGTGGTAACCCGAACCTTGGTACGGAAGAAGCAACCACCTGGACGGTCGGTGCGATCTTCCAACCAGACGCAGTCCCAGGTCTTTCGATCTCTGTCGACTACTTCAACATCGAAGTTGACGGCGCTGTGTCTTCGCCAACCATTGGTGACGTGATCTCGCTTTGCTTTGACAATCCATCGGCAACGAACCCAGGATGTCAAATCACTGCTATTTCGCGTAACCCGACCACGGGTGGCCTTGACGGTGCACCGGATGAAACCCCAGGTCTCTTCCTCAACGCATCGAACCTTGGCGCAATCGAAACCAACGGTGTCGACATCGCTGTTCGTTACAGCACCGATCTGTCTGACATGGTTGGCCTGACGTTCTCGTCCAACGCTACTTGGACCAACGAGAACAACTTCCAAGCGACGCCAAACAGCCTCAACCGTGGTTGTATCGGTTTCTTCAGCGTCAACTGCGGCTCGCTGCAGCCTGAGTGGGTTGTCGACAGCCGTCTGACGGCGTCGTTCGACGACATCGTCAGTGTTTCGCTGCGTCACCGTTACTTGAGCTCGATGGAACAAGAGCCTCAGGACATCATCGACAACGGTGAAGCCTTCATCGGCAATTCACCACTGTTCGGTGACGTAGACTTCACGGAAATCCCCGCGGAGCACTACTTCGACCTTTCAGCTCAGTTCGATGCAACCGAGAACATTCTGTTCACGTTCACCGTCCAGAACCTGTTCGACAACCAGCCAACGGTTGTTGGTTCGGACATCGGTACGACAGCGTTCAACAGCGGCAACATCTTCCCATCGACCTACGACTCTCTGGGTCGTCGTTACGGTGCGAGCGTGAAACTGCGCTTCTGA